The Paenibacillus beijingensis nucleotide sequence TAAATTCCGGATGTCTCCTCCCTCCAGGATAAAACGGCGGCGGAACATGAATTGCGAGGCGGCAATCCCCATCCAGACCGCAACAACCGCAAATCCGGAGATGGCGATCAGCACCAGATATACCGTTTCGGCCGCAATAATGCTGGAGAGCAGCGACAAGCATGCAACCGCCATGCAGGCGATTAACGCATGAAGAGGCACGCCTCTCTTCGTCACTTTCCCGAATATTGGACTGATCATATTTTCCTTGGACAGTGCCCACAGCATACGCGTCGATGCATACAGCCCCGAATTGCCAACGGACAATAATGCGGTCAAAATGACGAAATTCATGATATCGGCGGCATAAGGGATCCCGATTTGATCGAATACCGTAACAAACGGACTCTCGATTACGCCGGCTTCCTTCCATGAAATGAGACCGGACAGGACAAATACGGCCCCGATAAAAAACAGCAGCGTCCGCCAAACGACATTGCGTATCGATCTGGGAATATCTCGCTCCGGCTGTTTCGTTTCACCTGCGGTAACGCCAATCAGTTCCGTCCCCGAGAATGCGAAGTTTACCGAGATCATCGTAATCAGCACCGGTATAAAGCCGTTCGGCAGCAAACCGCCCTCCCCGACCAAATGGGACAGCATTGGCGCCTCGGCCGTTTCCTTCATCGGAATCATTCCGAACATGGCCGCTCCGCCCAAAACAATAAACAAAAGGATGACCACGATTTTAATGGCGGAGAACCAAAATTCGGACTCGGCAAAAAATTTGACGGTGAACGCATTCAAAATGAATAGCAAAGCTGCAAAAACAGCGCTCCAAACCCAGACCGAAACCTCAGGAAACCAACGCTGCATCAGCAGTCCGCACGCTGTAAATTCAGAGCCTACCGTTACCACCCACGTTAGCCAATAGAGCAGCCCTATCGTAAATCCGGTCGCAGGTCCGATAAATTTCGTCGCATAGGTCTGAAATGCCCCCGTGACGGGCATGGCCACACTTAATTCACCCAAACACTGCATGACCAAGTACATGATAAGCCCGCCGATCAAATAAGCGAGAATGGCTCCGCCGGGACCTGCCTGATTAATAATATAGCCGCTGCTCAGAAACAGACCGGCACCGATGACACCGCCAAGCGAGATCATAAATAAATGCCGGCTTTGTAACGTCCGCTTCAGTTCATGCTCTCTGTTGTCGTTTGCGTTCATTGTGATCTCCTCCAACGTGTAAAGAAGCTTGTGCTTATCCCTTCTGCAGATGATGAGCTCCCGATATGCCAGGAGACGTCATCTCGTACGGGTTCAAAATATCGTCCAATTCATCCTTTGTCAGAAGCTGCTGCTCCAGACAAATAGCCTGAATTGTCCGTCCGGAATGCAGCGCTTCTTTTACGAGCCTGGAGGCCGTTTCATAACCGAGATGAGGGTTTAATGCGGTCAGAATGCCAAAGCTTTTGTTGACATGCTCCCTGCAGACGTCTTCATTCGCTTCCATTTCGTCAAGCGCAAACCGTCCGAATACGTCCAGGCCGTTGTGCAAAATGGTAAGGGATTGCAGCAGGTTATTGGCGATTACAGGACCCATGACGTTAAGCTCAAATTGTCCGGCTTCCGCAGCCATGGAAATCGCCAGGTCATTGCCGATGACTTGAAACGCGACCTGATTGATCACTTCCGGTATAACCGGATTTACTTTGCCGGGCATAATGGAAGAGCCCGGCTGCCGGGCCGGTAGACGGATTTCGCCAAAGCCCGTTCTTGGCCCCGAAGCCATCAAACGGATGTCATTTGCCATTTTCGACAAATTAACGGACATGATCTTCAGTGAAGCGGACAACGTCGTATACGCATCCGTATTCTGAGTCGCATCAACGAGATCCGGCGCCGATTTGATCGGCAGTTGGAGCTGCTGGGCCAGCAATTCGGCGGCCCGAACGATATAGCGGGGATCCGCGTTCAACCCGGTTCCGACTGCGGTAGCGCCGATATTTACCGTCAGCAAAGCATCCGCCGCCCGCTGAATCCGCTCCCGGTCGCGTCCGATGACCCGGGCGTATGCGCCAAACTCCTGGCCGAGACGAATCGGTACCGCATCCTGCAAATGGGTTCGTCCCATTTTTATCACACGGTCGAATTGATCCGCCTTCTCCTGCAGCCCCTCCTGCAGCAGCCGCACCGTCTCAAGCAAGCGCATCGACAGGCGATAAGCGGCAATCCGGATCGCCGTCGGAACCGTATCGTTCGTCGATTGCGACATATTGACGTGATTGTTCGGGGAACAATAGAAATATTCGCCCTTTTGCTTCCCCATCAATTCCAGCGCGCGGTTTGCCAGCACTTCATTCATGTTCATATTAATCGAGGTGCCTGCGCCGCCTTGAATGGCGTCGACGACAAACTGGTCGGCAAATTTTCCTTGGGCCGCCTCTTCGGCTGCCTGTACAACCGCGCTGCCGACAGCATGCCGCAGAATGCCGATCTCCATGTTTGCTGTTGCCGCCGCTTTTTTCACCTCTGCAAGCGCAACGATAAGCTCCCGGTGTACAGGTACACCCGTAATCGGAAAATTTTCCGTTGCACGAATCGTCTGAATGCCGTAATACGCTTCGGAGGGAACCATTCGTTCACCCAAAAAATCGCGTTCGATTCGATAAGCCATACGCCTTCTCCTTCCGCTCCTGCACCAGTCCGCCCGCTTATTGAGACATGTTCAAACAAACGACTTTCGTCTCGGTCATATCCTGAAGGGCGAACTTGATCCCTTCCCGACCGATCCCCGATCCTTTCACGCCGCCGAACGGCATGGCGTCGATGCGGTAATCCGAGCTGTCGTTGACCATGACGCCGCCCACTTCCAATCCGCGAACGGCACGGAACGCCTTATGGATGTCGCGGGTGAAAATGCCGGCATGCAGTCCGAAGGCGACATTGTTGGACCGCTCAATTGCCGTTTCAAGATCCGGCACCGGATACACGGTAACAACGGGACCGAACACTTCATCCTTTGCCAAACGGCAGTCGTGCGGAACCTGTTCCATAACCGTAGGCGCAAAAAATGAACCGTTGCGCTTGCCTCCGCACAGAAGCCTGCCGCCTTGTTCGATCGCTTCCTGAACCCAGCTTTCGACGCGCCTCGCTTCTATTTCATTAATAAGCGGCCCCATATCCGTTTCTTCATCCAGCTTGCTGCCGGTCCTGTACCTGCTTGCGAGATGAACGAGCCGAGAGACAAACGCGTCGTAAGCGTCGTTCTGGACGTAAATCCGCTGCACGCCCACGCAGTTCTGGCCCGCAGCCCAGAATGCGCCGGAAACGGCCGCTTCGGCCGCGGCTTCGATATCTCCATCGTCAAGCACGATCATCGGGGAGTTGGAGCCGAGCTCCATGCTCATTTTTTTCAGTCCGGCCTTCTGCATAATGGCTTGTCCGGTAGCAAGACCGCCCGTAAACGAAATCATCCTCACATCCGGGTGTGTAACCAGAGCGTCACCTATTTCAGCCCCATAGCCGGTAATAACCGTCAATACTTTGGAGGGCAGGCCCGCTTTCTCAAATGCCTCCGCCAGCAGCAGGGCGCTCAGCGGCGTGACAGCGGTGGGCAGCACGATGATCGCATTGCCTGCAGCAATCGCCGGACCGATTTTATGGGCAACCAGGTTAAGCGGATCGTTAAAGGGCGTAATCGCTCCGATGACGCCGATCGGGAACCGGTAATAATAGCCGATGCGCTGTTCGCTTCCCGGCATCTGGTCGAAAGGAATCGTTTCGCCGGCAATGCGTCTGGCTTCCTCTGCGCTGATCCGAAGCGTCTGGACGCACCGGCTCACTTCCTTGCGCGCTTCGCGAATCGTTTTGACACCTTCGCGGGCGATCGTAACGGCATACGTTTCCTTATATGCTTCCACCCAATCGGCAGCACGGTTCAAGATGGAAATCCGCTCATGAACCGGCATCGCTGCCGCGATTTTAAACCCTTGTTTCGCCTGCTCAACGGCATGCAGCATATCTTCTTTGCTTGCGGCAGGCACCGTCGCAAAGAGACTGTTATCTTGCGGATCGCGGACTTCAATGATCCGCTCTCGGAATACCCATTCACCGCCAAGAAACATCGGACGACGCAACCCAGTCATCATTTCCATTGCCATTTTACACTCTCCAGTCATGATGGTGATAAATGCTGATTACAGCTGATTACGGTTAATATTGATCAGGTCAATCAGAATGGAAAATCCCGTTTCTTTCCTGCCGGCCCCTGCGCCGATCAGCGTAATCGGTCCAGCCAAATCGCAATCGTAAGTCACCGCATTTACCGCGCCTCCCACACTGGAGAGAGGATCGGTTAACGGAACCGCTTCCGGACCGACCTTGGCGATGACTCGGTTGCCTTCCTTGCGGCAGGAAGCGATCAGCTTCCATCGTTTCCCTTGCGATTTGGCGGTGTGAATATCTTCCTGTGTCAAATGCACGATGCCCTCGCGGGAAACATCATCCCGCGAAAGCGGAATGTTCATAACCGTATTGGCAAGTATCGTAATTTTATATTGCGCATCGTATCCTTCCACATCGCTAGTCGGATCGGCTTCCGCGTAGCCGAGGGACTGGGCTTCGGCCAGTGCATCCTCATAACGAAGCCCTTCTTCCATCCGGGTCAAAATAAAATTGGTCGTCCCGTTCAAGATGCCTTTGACTTCCCGGATCTCATTGCCTGCAAGTGAAACGAGCGGCATGCGGAGCGAAGGCGTTCCGCTCATGACCGTACCTTCGAATCCCCAGCACACGCCGTTCTCCTTCGCGATCTCCGAAAGTTCCTTGTACGCCAGCGCAACAGGCCCTTTGTTGCTCATCACCACATTTTTCTTGCTCTCGAATGCCGCTTTGCAATGATCGATCGCGGGTTGTCCGGTGTTCACGTCGGTAAAAGTCAGTTCAACGATCGTATCCGCGTTTGTCTCCGTGATTGTTTGGAAGCTGTCCCAACCGCGGATCAGCCCCGACTCTTCCGGATAGGCATCCAGAGTGCCGGTTTCCTTAACCGCCCGCAGCACCTCTGATAAATCCAAACCGTCCGGGTTATAAACTGCCCCCTTCATTTTGTCGGAAATGGCGACTACTTTAGGCTGAAACCCTGTGTCTTGCACCAATGACCCGGCTTTCTCCAGAATAATTTCCGCCAACCCCTGACCGACGACGCCAAAACCAAGCATTGCGATTTTATGTTCCATGATTGCACCTTCCTATGAATAAATTTTATACATGCTGCTCAAGCTTGGATTCCAAATATTCAAACGCCTGTTTTAAATCCGCAATCAGGTCCTCGGTATCTTCAATGCCAACGGACATTCGCAGCAGTCCCTCTGAAATTCCAAGAATCTGTCTTTCCTCCAATGTACATTCCACATGGCTTGTCGTTCGCGCCGGCCCGTAAATCGTTTCCACCGCTCCCAGATTCCCGGCGCGATTGGCATATTTGAGTTTGGGAAGCATCACCTTGATCGCTTCCATTTCGCCTTTGAGAACCATGCTGACGATTGCGCCGAAACCGTGCATCTGCCGTTTGGCGATATCATGGTTCGGATGGGTTGGGAGTCCCGGATAATATACGGCTTCGACCATCTTCTGCGACTGCAAAAATTTCGCGATTTCCATTGCGCTTCCGCTTTGCTGGTTGACGCGCAGTTTAAGCGTCTTCATCCCGCGCAGGATGAGATAAGCCGACCAGGGGTCCATCGTGGCGCCGTTAATTTCCCGGTAATGATAAATCTTGTCGGTCAGCGCTTTAGCTCCGCATACGACGCCGCCGAGCGCATCAGCATGGCCGCCCAGAAACTTCGTGGCGCTGTGAATGACAAGATCGGCGCCCAGACGGAGCGGATTCTGATTGATCGGCGTCGCGAATGTGTTGTCGACAAGCACCAAGGCGCCTACGGCTTTTGCGGCTTTTGCCAGCCGGTTGATGTCCGTAATTTTCAGCGTCGGATTGGTCGGCGTTTCAAGATAGACAATTTTGCAGCCTTTGGCGATCTCGCGTTCCATCTGATCATGATCGCCGGTCGTACACAGCTCGACATCCACATCAATATTCGGAAGAAATTCGGTGAATATTTTATTCGTTCCGCCATAGGTGTCCTTAACGGACACGACCCGGTCACCCGGCCGCAGAAATGTATACAACGCGCTGCTGATTGCTGCCATTCCCGACGAAAAAGCAACCGCGGCTTCTGCACACTCAAGCGTCCGGATCTTCGCTTCGAACGCCTGCACGGTCGGATTATCCATCCGGTTGTACGTATAACCCGGCCTGTTGCCAAGAGCCGTTTCGTACCATTCATCTACGTCGTCGTAATCGTAGGCTACACTTAACACAACGGGGACCTGTGTCGCCCCAAAAGCTCGGAAAGGCTTCTCGCCCGCCCAAACGACTTTAGTTCCGCTGCCGGCCTGTTCCATGCTGTGGTCCATAAGTTTTCACCCTTATCTTTTCTGAATTAAAATATACTATATATTGTATACAAATTTTCGCTGAGTTGATCATACCACCGCCGCTCCCCTTTATCAACACCTTTTTTCCAACGCCTTTATCGCTCTAATCGGTCTGTTCCCCCGTAATCAGCCGCCCTGTGCATGCGATTCAGCCATTGCCAGCATTTTATTTTTGCGTAAATTAGTGTATATTGTATTTATCGCAAGGAAATGAAGGAGGTTTTCTTATTACGACCAAATACCTGTCCCTCAAAGAGCATGTATATGAATATATTGCCGAACGCATTCAGAATGGCACCCTTCTTCCGAAACAAAAGGTGAAAGAAGATGCCATATGCAAAGCTTTAAACGTCAGCCGCACTCCCGTTCGGGAAGCGCTGATTCAGCTGGCTTCCGACAACCTGCTCGAGTTTGTTCCACGGAAGGGATTTACCGTTAAAGAACTCGATACGAAAAAAAAGCTGGACGTCTTTCAGATCATCGGAACATTGGACGCTTTAGCCGCAACGTTGGCCGTAGGCCAGCTCTCCGACAAAGAAATCGCCCAAATGGAAGCGCTCGTTATCCAAATCGACCATGCGATCGAACAGCAAAACTACAATGACTACCAGAAGTACCAAAATGAATTCCATAACATATACGTTAATAAATGCCATAACGATACCTTGATCGAATTGCTGAAGTCGCTGCAAAACAGCTTCATACGCAATATCTATTTGAGCGAAAACAAACAAAAACTGTTCACCGTTTTGGAAGAAATGAACCGGCATCACAAAACGATCATCCAGTTGTTTCTTAACAAGGACAAGCAAAAACTCGAAGATTTCATTAAAAACGTACATTGGAAAATCGATTACACCGATATGATCTAAACTGACAAATGATAATGAGCGTTCCTTAGAAAACAATCAGCGGCCGATCCCCGGTTAAATGCCGGGAATCGGCCGCTGATTGCAGATGCTCCGTTTATTGTTTCATCTTCTTCGGGCTACAATTTAATCGTTTGTCCCGCAGCTTCGGATTTGAACGCCGCCAAAATCACTTTAAGCGAGCGCAAACCCTCTTCCCCGGAAATTGTCGGAGGTGTCTGGGTCACGATGGATTCGACAAAAGCGTCGATCACTCCGCTCGGCACCTGTTTTTCATTCGTGGCCATCGCACCTACTTTATAGGTTTCTACGCCGCCGTCAGTCTTTTCGACGATGACCTCGTCGCCGTCTACCGTCCCGATTTTGATGACGCCATGCTCGCACCAGAGCACCGTGCTGTTGTCACCGCCTTTGTACTGCGTCCAGCTCGCCACGAGCGTGCCGATGGCTCCGCTCTTCATCCGCAGAATACAAACCGCGTTGTCGTCCACATCGGTTCCTTCTTTATGAATGGTGCCGACAAAGCCCGCAATTTCCGCAACTTCGTCATTCAACAGGTAACGGATAAAGTCGGATTTGTGTACGCCAAGGTCTCCCATCGCGCCCATAACTGCTTCGTCTTTACGGAAGAACCAGCTGTCGCGGCCGTCTACGCTCCAGCCTTCCGGTCCCGGGTGGCCGAATGAAGTGCGGAAGGTCAGTACTTTGCCAAGCCTGCCGGATTCGAGGATTTCTTTTGCTTTGACATGCGGCGGCATGAGCCTTTGATTGTGTCCGACCATCAGGTAGACTCCGCTGCGCCGCGCCGCCTCGATCATCTGCTGCGCTTCTTCCTCCGAGGAAGCCATCGGTTTCTCGACCAGAACATGTGCCCCGGCATTGGCCGCGGCAACCGTCATCGGCGCATGCAGATAGTTCGGCGTACAAACGCTGACGGCATCAACCTTTTCGTTTGCCAGCAGTTCTTCAAAGCTTGCGTAGCTGCTGCCGCCGTAAGTTTCCGCCATCAACTGCGCGCGTTCGATAACCGGATCGGCAAACGCAACCAGCTCTACGTTCGGATTGGAGGCATACTCCGGAATATGTCTGCGCTGCGCGATCGCGCCGCATCCGATTACAGCCACTTTTATTTTATCCATTGGCTTGATCTCCTTTACAGGAAAGATTAAATGAAGTTCAAATAATGCCGTTCCACCCAGTTCAAGCTATTCGCCACGCTTTCGAGCGGAGGGTTCTGGCATACATCCTGCTCGACGATGAGCCACTCCACTCCTGCATCCGAAGAAGCCTGGAGAACCGCCGGCAGATCGACGTCGCCTTGACCGAGCTCCAGCGTTTTCATGCTGCCGTCTTCATTGCGGGTGAAATCTTTCAGATGGAGCAGCGGCAGGCGGCCTGCATATTTCGGAATGTAAACGAGCGGATCTTGCCCTGCGAATTGAACCCAGCAGACGTCCATTTCGACCTGAACGGCTTCCGGACTTGTAGCTTCGTAGAGAGCATCAAACACAGACGTTTCACCGATACGGCTTTCGAATTCGAATTCATGGTTGTGGTAGCTGAAGATGATTCCCTGCTTGCGGGCTTCCGTTCCCACTTCCTGAAAAAACGCAAACCGGCGTTTCCAATCCTCTGCGTCTCTCCGATCTTCCTGATTGACATAAGGACAAATCATATATTTGGCCCCAATGGTTGTTAAATAATCGATTTCTTGCTGCAGATCGCTTTGCAGAGCTTGCAGCGACACGTGGCTGCCGATCGCCTGAAGTCCAAGCTCCTGCAGCAGCGATTTCATCTCTTCCGCCGGAATACCGCCATATCCTGCGAATTCAACGCCTTCATACCCCAATTCAGCCAACTTGCGCAGCGTGCCCCGAAAGTCTTGTTCCATTTCATTGCGGAGTGTATACAACTGGATACCGACACCCATTTTTCTCATTGATTCGCACCTCGGATCGTATATTCAAAATAACTGCTAATGGGTATCATCTTAAACGAAAGCAAGCTAAAATGAACATAAACGATCTCCTTGTTACCTGAACTATTTGGCTGTAATTTTGAATGGAGGATGAACCCGATTTGCAAACCTCACTATTAATCTGCGGATATTCCTATCATTCGGAGCCCTTTAAAGACAGCCACAAAAAAATGACCCACTATCTCTTCCGTTTGCAGACGGAAGGCTCCAGCCGCGTACTCTATAACGATAAGGAGTATCCGCTTCAAAAAGGCGACCTGCTGCTGATTAAACCCGGGGACGCCTATGATCTGCGAGTGGAAGGCTCCAGCGACGAAGGCAGGGTATCCAGCGGAGATTATTATTTATTTTGCAACGGCTCATGGATTGATGATTGGTGGAAACGCAACGACCGTCCTGCGGTCACCCGCATTGGGATCGATGACAGACTGCTCGGTCTGTGGAGGAATCTCATTCTGGAAAAACGCCGGGCACCGTTTGAAGAAAATGTGGAGTTGACGGACTATTTACTTCGCAGCCTGTGCCTGTACTTGGACCGGGCGGTCACCGAGAGCATGCAGACGGACCGCTCCACCTTCATGGCCTTGAAGCTGAAGCGGTTTATCGAAGAGAATGCCACGGTTACGTTCAAACTGGAAGAAGCGGCTCGTTATGTCGGGCTTAGCTTGTCGCGGGCCGTCCATCTGTTCAAAGCCTGCTACGGCAAAACAATGATTCAATATGCGATTGAGGTCCGTCTGAATGCAGCGCTGGAGCGGATGAAATACAGCTCCATGACGTTGGAGCAGATTGCCGAAACGTGCGGCTTCGCCAGCTATTCGTATTTCTATCGGGTTTTTCGCGCCCAATTCGGGATCTCGCCGGTAAAGTTCCGCGCTTCGGAAACTGAAGTTTCGAAGCCGCGCTAAATGATTCGCCTGTTTATTTGGAATGCCCGGCCCCGCTCGCGGACGGCTGCTGGCTAACCGTGTAAGCGGATCGGCTTCTCACATCCAGCCGGCAGCTGATGACCGCAATGCCGCATGCGGTTAATGCCATAACGCCTGCGATCCAAGGAAGATGAATAAGACCCGCCTGCTCGGCTGCCGCGCCGCCGATCGCCGCACCGCCGGCAATCCCG carries:
- a CDS encoding amino acid permease — its product is MNANDNREHELKRTLQSRHLFMISLGGVIGAGLFLSSGYIINQAGPGGAILAYLIGGLIMYLVMQCLGELSVAMPVTGAFQTYATKFIGPATGFTIGLLYWLTWVVTVGSEFTACGLLMQRWFPEVSVWVWSAVFAALLFILNAFTVKFFAESEFWFSAIKIVVILLFIVLGGAAMFGMIPMKETAEAPMLSHLVGEGGLLPNGFIPVLITMISVNFAFSGTELIGVTAGETKQPERDIPRSIRNVVWRTLLFFIGAVFVLSGLISWKEAGVIESPFVTVFDQIGIPYAADIMNFVILTALLSVGNSGLYASTRMLWALSKENMISPIFGKVTKRGVPLHALIACMAVACLSLLSSIIAAETVYLVLIAISGFAVVAVWMGIAASQFMFRRRFILEGGDIRNLKFRTPWYPFVPIAAFLLCLASCIGLAFDPNQRIALYCGIPFVAVCYLSYFMKQRGKAASRQTAN
- a CDS encoding aspartate ammonia-lyase, which gives rise to MAYRIERDFLGERMVPSEAYYGIQTIRATENFPITGVPVHRELIVALAEVKKAAATANMEIGILRHAVGSAVVQAAEEAAQGKFADQFVVDAIQGGAGTSINMNMNEVLANRALELMGKQKGEYFYCSPNNHVNMSQSTNDTVPTAIRIAAYRLSMRLLETVRLLQEGLQEKADQFDRVIKMGRTHLQDAVPIRLGQEFGAYARVIGRDRERIQRAADALLTVNIGATAVGTGLNADPRYIVRAAELLAQQLQLPIKSAPDLVDATQNTDAYTTLSASLKIMSVNLSKMANDIRLMASGPRTGFGEIRLPARQPGSSIMPGKVNPVIPEVINQVAFQVIGNDLAISMAAEAGQFELNVMGPVIANNLLQSLTILHNGLDVFGRFALDEMEANEDVCREHVNKSFGILTALNPHLGYETASRLVKEALHSGRTIQAICLEQQLLTKDELDDILNPYEMTSPGISGAHHLQKG
- a CDS encoding aldehyde dehydrogenase family protein codes for the protein MAMEMMTGLRRPMFLGGEWVFRERIIEVRDPQDNSLFATVPAASKEDMLHAVEQAKQGFKIAAAMPVHERISILNRAADWVEAYKETYAVTIAREGVKTIREARKEVSRCVQTLRISAEEARRIAGETIPFDQMPGSEQRIGYYYRFPIGVIGAITPFNDPLNLVAHKIGPAIAAGNAIIVLPTAVTPLSALLLAEAFEKAGLPSKVLTVITGYGAEIGDALVTHPDVRMISFTGGLATGQAIMQKAGLKKMSMELGSNSPMIVLDDGDIEAAAEAAVSGAFWAAGQNCVGVQRIYVQNDAYDAFVSRLVHLASRYRTGSKLDEETDMGPLINEIEARRVESWVQEAIEQGGRLLCGGKRNGSFFAPTVMEQVPHDCRLAKDEVFGPVVTVYPVPDLETAIERSNNVAFGLHAGIFTRDIHKAFRAVRGLEVGGVMVNDSSDYRIDAMPFGGVKGSGIGREGIKFALQDMTETKVVCLNMSQ
- a CDS encoding homoserine dehydrogenase: MEHKIAMLGFGVVGQGLAEIILEKAGSLVQDTGFQPKVVAISDKMKGAVYNPDGLDLSEVLRAVKETGTLDAYPEESGLIRGWDSFQTITETNADTIVELTFTDVNTGQPAIDHCKAAFESKKNVVMSNKGPVALAYKELSEIAKENGVCWGFEGTVMSGTPSLRMPLVSLAGNEIREVKGILNGTTNFILTRMEEGLRYEDALAEAQSLGYAEADPTSDVEGYDAQYKITILANTVMNIPLSRDDVSREGIVHLTQEDIHTAKSQGKRWKLIASCRKEGNRVIAKVGPEAVPLTDPLSSVGGAVNAVTYDCDLAGPITLIGAGAGRKETGFSILIDLININRNQL
- a CDS encoding cystathionine gamma-synthase family protein; protein product: MDHSMEQAGSGTKVVWAGEKPFRAFGATQVPVVLSVAYDYDDVDEWYETALGNRPGYTYNRMDNPTVQAFEAKIRTLECAEAAVAFSSGMAAISSALYTFLRPGDRVVSVKDTYGGTNKIFTEFLPNIDVDVELCTTGDHDQMEREIAKGCKIVYLETPTNPTLKITDINRLAKAAKAVGALVLVDNTFATPINQNPLRLGADLVIHSATKFLGGHADALGGVVCGAKALTDKIYHYREINGATMDPWSAYLILRGMKTLKLRVNQQSGSAMEIAKFLQSQKMVEAVYYPGLPTHPNHDIAKRQMHGFGAIVSMVLKGEMEAIKVMLPKLKYANRAGNLGAVETIYGPARTTSHVECTLEERQILGISEGLLRMSVGIEDTEDLIADLKQAFEYLESKLEQHV
- a CDS encoding GntR family transcriptional regulator; translated protein: MYLSQGNEGGFLITTKYLSLKEHVYEYIAERIQNGTLLPKQKVKEDAICKALNVSRTPVREALIQLASDNLLEFVPRKGFTVKELDTKKKLDVFQIIGTLDALAATLAVGQLSDKEIAQMEALVIQIDHAIEQQNYNDYQKYQNEFHNIYVNKCHNDTLIELLKSLQNSFIRNIYLSENKQKLFTVLEEMNRHHKTIIQLFLNKDKQKLEDFIKNVHWKIDYTDMI
- a CDS encoding Gfo/Idh/MocA family protein — encoded protein: MDKIKVAVIGCGAIAQRRHIPEYASNPNVELVAFADPVIERAQLMAETYGGSSYASFEELLANEKVDAVSVCTPNYLHAPMTVAAANAGAHVLVEKPMASSEEEAQQMIEAARRSGVYLMVGHNQRLMPPHVKAKEILESGRLGKVLTFRTSFGHPGPEGWSVDGRDSWFFRKDEAVMGAMGDLGVHKSDFIRYLLNDEVAEIAGFVGTIHKEGTDVDDNAVCILRMKSGAIGTLVASWTQYKGGDNSTVLWCEHGVIKIGTVDGDEVIVEKTDGGVETYKVGAMATNEKQVPSGVIDAFVESIVTQTPPTISGEEGLRSLKVILAAFKSEAAGQTIKL
- a CDS encoding sugar phosphate isomerase/epimerase family protein; amino-acid sequence: MRKMGVGIQLYTLRNEMEQDFRGTLRKLAELGYEGVEFAGYGGIPAEEMKSLLQELGLQAIGSHVSLQALQSDLQQEIDYLTTIGAKYMICPYVNQEDRRDAEDWKRRFAFFQEVGTEARKQGIIFSYHNHEFEFESRIGETSVFDALYEATSPEAVQVEMDVCWVQFAGQDPLVYIPKYAGRLPLLHLKDFTRNEDGSMKTLELGQGDVDLPAVLQASSDAGVEWLIVEQDVCQNPPLESVANSLNWVERHYLNFI
- a CDS encoding helix-turn-helix domain-containing protein — translated: MQTSLLICGYSYHSEPFKDSHKKMTHYLFRLQTEGSSRVLYNDKEYPLQKGDLLLIKPGDAYDLRVEGSSDEGRVSSGDYYLFCNGSWIDDWWKRNDRPAVTRIGIDDRLLGLWRNLILEKRRAPFEENVELTDYLLRSLCLYLDRAVTESMQTDRSTFMALKLKRFIEENATVTFKLEEAARYVGLSLSRAVHLFKACYGKTMIQYAIEVRLNAALERMKYSSMTLEQIAETCGFASYSYFYRVFRAQFGISPVKFRASETEVSKPR